A region of Lycium barbarum isolate Lr01 chromosome 3, ASM1917538v2, whole genome shotgun sequence DNA encodes the following proteins:
- the LOC132630525 gene encoding uncharacterized protein LOC132630525 — MATESVNPKAYPLADSQLTTTIMDLVQQAANYKQLKKGANEATKTLNRGISEFVVMAADTEPLEILLHLPLLAEDKNVPYVFVPSKQALGRACGVTRPVIACSVTSNEGSQLKSQIQQLKDAIEKLLI, encoded by the exons atg GCAACAGAAAGTGTGAACCCAAAAGCATACCCACTTGCTGATTCACAGCTTACAACTACCATTATGGATTTGGTTCAACAAGCTGCTAACTATAAGCAGCTTAAAAAGGGTGCTAATGAAG CGACGAAGACACTAAACAGAGGAATTTCAGAATTTGTTGTCATGGCCGCAGATACTGAGCCCCTTGAAATCCTTCTTCACCTTCCGCTCCTGGCCGAAGATAAG AATGTGCCATATGTCTTTGTCCCTTCAAAGCAAGCTCTTGGCAGGGCATGTGGTGTTACCCGTCCTGTGATTGCTTGTTCGGTGACGAGCAACGAGGGAAGCCAGTTGAAATCTCAAATACAGCAATTAAAG GATGCCATTGAGAAGCTCCTCATCTAA
- the LOC132630386 gene encoding uncharacterized protein LOC132630386: MAKFIVLCLILTFVSIAMADNASNFANSPAFSPSSSIRKLGMHHLEEEKSINFPKEVIGSPHQQEDNDVDQDHDEIKIKHHHSVDKSIFGGGVILGGLATTFFVAIFCYIRATRRKSNVEPSSPSSSAAV, translated from the coding sequence ATGGCTAAGTTTATTGTTCTTTGCTTGATTTTAACATTTGTGTCTATAGCCATGGCTGATAATGCATCAAATTTTGCAAATTCTCCTGCTTTTAGTCCATCATCTTCAATTAGAAAACTTGGAATGCACCATCTAGAAGAAGAGAAGAGCATTAATTTTCCGAAAGAAGTAATTGGTTCTCCACATCAACAAGaggataatgatgttgatcaagATCATGACGAAATCAAGATTAAGCATCATCATTCAGTTGACAAGTCAATTTTTGGAGGTGGAGTGATTCTTGGAGGCTTAGCAACAACATTCTTTGTGGCAATCTTTTGTTACATTAGAGCAACTAGAAGGAAGAGTAATGTGGAGCCTAGTTCCCCTAGTTCCTCAGCAGCAGTATGA
- the LOC132630526 gene encoding probable proteasome inhibitor, giving the protein MATEQSVMAVIRAARPTFRQAHDKVAFAVHAAFLASGFVLHATGPNAFTDDALSSSSTDEVGIDHWNEFEDSYAFVYSNPEKSSKKVLVKCLAMNNKLLIDAFRDGDNEPLHLELSVEDYIVEDGGTHYNTQFKNLGKLVGELNKAILTKYSGSSTANSSTQTSSSEKGGLRDQPNVERQPDYPYQRGGSFPSGYVVPPIPGVGGGDLFPGPGAGVYPTRGGPGGDGSMFVGPNDPRFFGGMGGDPTRLPGGLPGVPPGARFDPYGPPDVPGFEPGRFIRDPRRPGGGGRPHPDLPHFGGDADFI; this is encoded by the exons ATGGCAACAGAGCAATCAGTGATGGCAGTAATACGGGCCGCCAGGCCCACTTTCCGTCAAGCCCACGACAAAGTAGCGTTTGCTGTACACGCTGCTTTTCTTGCGTCTGGGTTTGTTCTTCACGCTACTGGCCCTAATGCCTTCACTGATGACGCTCTCTCTTCTTCCTCCACTG ATGAGGTGGGGATTGATCATTGGAATGAATTTGAGGATAGTTATGCGTTCGTGTATTCAAACCCTGAGAAGAGCTCCAAAAAAGTGTTGGTAAAGTGCCTTGCAATGAACAATAAACTGCTTATAGATGCATTCAGGGATGGCGATAACGAGCCTCTTCATCTTGAACTAAG TGTTGAAGACTACATTGTGGAGGATGGGGGAACTCACTACAACACCCAGTTCAAGAATCTGGGAAAGCTGGTAGGAGAACTGAACAAAGCAATCCTGACTAAATATAGTGGTTCTTCTACGGCAAATTCCTCTACTCAAACTTCAAG TTCTGAAAAGGGAGGACTCAGGGACCAGCCTAATGTTGAACGCCAACCTGACTACCCGTATCAGCGTGGAGGTTCTTTTCCCTCAGG ATATGTGGTTCCTCCCATTCCTGGTGTTGGTGGTGGTGATCTTTTCCCCGGGCCTGGTGCTGGAGTTTACCCAACCAG AGGCGGACCAGGAGGTGATGGGAGCATGTTTGTAG GGCCTAATGACCCTCGATTTTTTGGTGGAATGGGTGGGGATCCTACTCGTTTACCTGGAGGACTTCC GGGTGTTCCACCTGGTGCCCGTTTTGACCCGTATGGTCCACCAGATGTTCCTGGCTTTGAGCCAGGTCGCTTTATCAG GGATCCAAGGAGGCCTGGAGGCGGTGGAAGGCCTCATCCAGATCTACCGCATTTTGGCGGCGATGCTGATTTCATATAG